From one Cyanobacterium stanieri PCC 7202 genomic stretch:
- a CDS encoding dihydrodipicolinate synthase (PFAM: Dihydrodipicolinate synthetase family~TIGRFAM: dihydrodipicolinate synthase~COGs: COG0329 Dihydrodipicolinate synthase/N-acetylneuraminate lyase~InterPro IPR002220:IPR005263:IPR020624:IPR020625~KEGG: cyh:Cyan8802_3169 dihydrodipicolinate synthase~PFAM: dihydrodipicolinate synthetase~SPTR: Dihydrodipicolinate synthase;~TIGRFAM: dihydrodipicolinate synthase), with product MSDYIFGRVLTAMVTPFNEDGSINYGVAEKLASYLVENGSDGIVVCGTTGESPALEHDEKNELLRVVKSAVGNRGKIIMGTGSNSTSSAIALTREAEKIGIDGSLQVVPYYNKPPQEGLYRHFGAIASACPDVPIMLYNIPGRTGKNLEPETIAQLYKEFDNIVAVKEASGNLEQAAQINALTANNMLIYSGEDFLTLPMMTVGGVGVVSVASHLVGNEIQSMIQAYESGQNKIAQDIQQKLHSIFKVLFCDTNPIPLKAALQLLGWNVGSVRLPLSPISNHHELEVKSVLQELNLL from the coding sequence ATGAGTGATTATATTTTTGGTCGAGTTTTAACGGCAATGGTGACACCTTTTAATGAGGATGGCTCTATTAATTATGGTGTGGCGGAAAAGTTGGCTAGTTATTTGGTGGAGAATGGTAGTGATGGCATTGTGGTATGTGGTACCACTGGGGAATCTCCAGCCCTTGAGCATGACGAAAAGAATGAACTTTTAAGGGTGGTTAAGTCGGCAGTGGGTAATCGGGGTAAGATTATTATGGGTACTGGTTCTAATTCTACCTCAAGTGCGATCGCCCTTACCCGTGAAGCAGAAAAAATAGGTATCGACGGCTCATTGCAAGTAGTACCCTATTACAACAAACCCCCCCAAGAAGGACTATATAGACATTTTGGGGCGATCGCCTCTGCCTGTCCTGATGTGCCAATCATGTTATATAATATACCTGGTAGAACAGGAAAAAACCTCGAACCTGAAACCATCGCCCAATTATATAAAGAATTTGATAACATAGTGGCAGTAAAAGAAGCCAGTGGCAATTTAGAACAGGCCGCTCAAATTAATGCCCTTACGGCGAATAATATGTTAATCTATTCAGGAGAAGACTTTTTAACCTTACCAATGATGACCGTAGGCGGTGTGGGTGTAGTTAGTGTAGCCAGTCATCTGGTGGGGAACGAAATTCAATCCATGATCCAAGCCTACGAATCAGGACAAAACAAAATTGCTCAAGATATTCAACAAAAATTACACTCCATATTTAAAGTATTATTCTGTGACACCAATCCTATTCCTTTAAAAGCAGCTTTACAATTATTAGGATGGAATGTCGGTAGCGTCAGATTACCCCTATCTCCAATTTCTAATCATCATGAACTTGAAGTAAAATCAGTTCTTCAAGAATTAAATTTATTATAA
- a CDS encoding Nucleotidyl transferase (PFAM: Phosphoglucomutase/phosphomannomutase, alpha/beta/alpha domain II; Phosphoglucomutase/phosphomannomutase, alpha/beta/alpha domain III; Nucleotidyl transferase; Bacterial transferase hexapeptide (three repeats); Phosphoglucomutase/phosphomannomutase, alpha/beta/alpha domain I~COGs: COG1208 Nucleoside-diphosphate-sugar pyrophosphorylase involved in lipopolysaccharide biosynthesis/translation initiation factor 2B gamma/epsilon subunits (eIF-2Bgamma/eIF-2Bepsilon)~InterPro IPR005835:IPR001451:IPR005844:IPR018357~KEGG: cyh:Cyan8802_2912 nucleotidyl transferase~PFAM: Nucleotidyl transferase; transferase hexapeptide repeat containing protein; phosphoglucomutase/phosphomannomutase alpha/beta/alpha domain I~SPTR: Nucleotidyl transferase) has protein sequence MRAVLMAGGSGTRLRPLTCDLPKPMVPVLNRPIAEHILNLLKRNDITEVIATLHYLPDVMRDYFQDGSEFGVEMTYAVEEEQPLGTAGCVKNLEELLQDTFLVISGDSITDFDLQKAIAFHREKQSKATLVLTRVPNPIEFGVVITDKEGKIQRFLEKPSSSEIFSDTVNTGTYILEPEVLKYLPKNEEADFSQHLFPLLLDIGAPMYGYIAEGYWCDVGHLEAYRESQYDAIDKKVFVDFAYREIEYGIWMGENTYIDPTAIIEAPVLIGNNCRIGARTKIEGGTVIGDNVTIGNDVELNRPIIGNGVTIGDECSLSACVVARGTRMDRRVQISEGVVVGALCNIGEESQINIGVRVWPQKRIESGATLNINLIWGNIAHRNLFSQRGVTGLANIDITPEFAVKLGAAYGSTLKHGSSVVVSRDQRSVSRMVSRSLIAGLMSVGIDIQNLESTAIPISRTMTPKLGVQGGVHVRLHPERHEDMLIEFFDEKGINITKPKEKKVEGAYFKEDLRRVHSIDIGDMSYPSQIIETYRKTFETQLDVEAIHNSNAKIVIDYVYSVSGAILPQILGRFGCDAVVLNASLRQRAISTEEREVLLIQLGHVVEALKANFGVQVSANGELFILVDESGLQIRGEELTALMVNTILTANPRGTVVVPVNTSSAVEQIARRHDGTVIRTKANPTALMEATQNNPNVVLGGSGDMGFIFPHLHPGFDAMFSIAKLIEMLTVQERSLTQVRAELPKVCHKAQSLRCPWKTKGALMRYLVETESPEKLELIDGVKIIEPHSDNWVLILPDAGESLVHIYTNSDSKEWADKYAQIYRSKIQKFIITQQVND, from the coding sequence ATGCGAGCGGTTTTAATGGCGGGAGGCTCAGGTACTCGATTACGTCCTTTAACCTGTGATTTACCTAAACCTATGGTACCAGTGTTAAACCGTCCCATTGCCGAGCATATTTTAAATCTACTCAAGCGTAATGACATTACCGAAGTCATTGCCACCCTCCATTATCTCCCTGATGTCATGCGCGACTATTTCCAAGATGGTAGTGAATTTGGAGTAGAAATGACCTATGCGGTAGAAGAAGAGCAACCCCTAGGCACCGCAGGATGCGTCAAAAACCTAGAAGAATTGTTGCAAGACACCTTTCTGGTCATTAGTGGAGACAGTATAACTGATTTTGACCTCCAAAAGGCGATCGCCTTTCACCGAGAAAAACAATCCAAAGCCACCCTAGTATTAACCCGTGTACCCAACCCCATCGAATTCGGTGTCGTCATTACCGACAAAGAAGGCAAAATTCAAAGATTTCTCGAAAAACCTTCCAGCAGTGAAATTTTTTCCGACACCGTCAACACAGGCACCTATATCCTCGAGCCTGAAGTATTAAAATACCTGCCCAAAAACGAAGAAGCCGATTTTTCCCAGCACCTATTCCCCCTCCTCCTCGACATCGGCGCCCCCATGTATGGCTATATTGCCGAAGGTTACTGGTGCGATGTCGGACACCTCGAAGCCTATCGAGAATCCCAGTATGATGCGATCGACAAAAAAGTATTTGTCGACTTTGCTTACCGTGAAATTGAATATGGGATTTGGATGGGAGAAAACACTTATATTGATCCCACCGCCATTATCGAGGCACCCGTCTTAATTGGCAACAACTGCCGTATCGGCGCCCGTACCAAAATAGAAGGAGGTACCGTCATCGGTGATAACGTCACCATCGGTAACGACGTAGAATTAAATCGACCAATCATTGGTAACGGTGTTACCATCGGTGATGAATGTTCCCTTTCTGCCTGTGTAGTAGCAAGGGGTACCAGAATGGATCGACGAGTGCAAATATCCGAAGGGGTTGTCGTAGGGGCATTGTGCAACATCGGCGAAGAATCCCAAATCAACATCGGAGTGAGAGTCTGGCCCCAAAAAAGAATTGAATCTGGTGCCACCCTCAATATCAACCTTATTTGGGGAAATATAGCCCACCGCAACCTCTTTAGCCAGAGAGGAGTAACAGGACTCGCCAACATCGACATTACCCCAGAATTTGCCGTCAAATTGGGTGCCGCCTACGGTTCAACTCTCAAACACGGTTCATCAGTGGTAGTATCAAGGGATCAAAGAAGTGTCTCCCGAATGGTAAGTCGTTCTTTGATTGCAGGATTGATGTCTGTGGGCATAGATATTCAAAACCTCGAATCCACCGCCATACCCATCTCCCGCACCATGACACCCAAACTAGGAGTACAGGGAGGAGTCCATGTGCGGCTCCATCCCGAACGTCATGAAGATATGTTAATCGAATTTTTTGACGAAAAAGGTATTAATATTACCAAGCCCAAAGAGAAAAAAGTTGAAGGGGCTTATTTTAAAGAAGATTTAAGGCGGGTACATAGCATCGACATCGGTGATATGTCTTATCCTTCCCAAATCATTGAAACCTATCGCAAAACCTTTGAGACACAATTGGATGTGGAGGCTATCCACAACAGCAACGCCAAAATAGTCATTGACTATGTTTATTCTGTCTCTGGAGCTATCTTACCCCAAATCCTCGGAAGATTTGGCTGTGATGCGGTGGTGTTAAATGCTAGTTTGCGACAAAGAGCTATTTCTACCGAAGAAAGGGAGGTTTTATTAATCCAACTAGGTCATGTAGTCGAAGCCCTGAAAGCCAATTTTGGAGTACAAGTTTCTGCCAACGGAGAATTATTTATTTTGGTGGATGAATCAGGGCTACAAATTCGGGGAGAAGAATTAACTGCCCTGATGGTGAATACTATTTTGACAGCTAATCCGAGGGGGACGGTGGTAGTACCTGTAAATACATCTAGCGCCGTGGAACAAATCGCTCGGCGCCATGATGGCACGGTAATTCGTACCAAAGCTAATCCCACAGCTTTGATGGAAGCAACCCAAAATAATCCTAATGTGGTTTTGGGAGGAAGTGGAGATATGGGCTTTATTTTTCCCCATCTTCACCCCGGTTTTGATGCTATGTTTTCCATTGCTAAGTTAATTGAGATGTTGACGGTGCAAGAACGTTCTTTAACTCAGGTGAGGGCAGAATTACCCAAGGTGTGCCATAAGGCTCAATCTCTTCGTTGTCCATGGAAAACTAAGGGGGCGCTAATGCGTTATTTGGTGGAAACGGAGTCTCCTGAAAAGTTAGAATTAATTGATGGAGTAAAAATTATTGAACCCCATTCCGATAACTGGGTGTTGATTTTGCCCGATGCAGGGGAATCTTTGGTACATATTTACACCAACAGTGATAGTAAGGAGTGGGCCGATAAGTATGCCCAAATTTACCGCTCTAAGATTCAAAAATTTATTATTACTCAACAGGTGAATGATTAG
- a CDS encoding aspartate semialdehyde dehydrogenase (PFAM: Semialdehyde dehydrogenase, dimerisation domain; Semialdehyde dehydrogenase, NAD binding domain~TIGRFAM: aspartate-semialdehyde dehydrogenase (peptidoglycan organisms)~COGs: COG0136 Aspartate-semialdehyde dehydrogenase~InterPro IPR012080:IPR005986:IPR000534:IPR012280~KEGG: syp:SYNPCC7002_A1275 aspartate-semialdehyde dehydrogenase~PFAM: Semialdehyde dehydrogenase dimerisation region; Semialdehyde dehydrogenase NAD - binding~PRIAM: Aspartate-semialdehyde dehydrogenase~SPTR: Aspartate-semialdehyde dehydrogenase;~TIGRFAM: aspartate-semialdehyde dehydrogenase), translating into MSNNIRVAILGATGAVGTEIINLLIERDFPLSQLKLLASSRSAGKTIPFKNQSLTIEEVTENSFDDVDIVLASAGGSTSKKWAKTIIEAGAVMIDNSSAFRMDENVPLVVPEINPQDAQKHQGIIANPNCTTILMGVAIYPLHLIKPIKRIIVSTYQSASGAGARAMEEVKVQAQGILNGETPQPEILPYPLAFNLFPHNSPILDNHYCEEEMKMVNETRKIFGDDGIRISATCVRVPVLRAHSEAINLEFDQPFEVNEAKEAISQAEGVTVVDDWANNYFPMPIDATGKDDVLVGRIRQDISSDNNLEVWLCGDQIRKGAALNAVQIAELLVEKNWLK; encoded by the coding sequence TTGTCTAACAATATTCGAGTTGCCATTTTAGGAGCTACAGGAGCGGTAGGAACAGAAATTATCAATCTATTAATCGAGCGTGATTTTCCCCTCTCTCAACTAAAACTCCTTGCGTCTAGTCGTTCTGCAGGAAAAACAATCCCATTCAAAAATCAATCCTTAACCATAGAAGAAGTCACTGAAAACTCCTTTGATGATGTGGATATTGTTTTAGCTTCCGCAGGTGGTTCTACTTCTAAAAAATGGGCAAAGACAATTATTGAAGCAGGGGCTGTGATGATTGATAACTCCAGCGCTTTTCGGATGGATGAGAATGTTCCTCTGGTGGTACCCGAAATTAATCCCCAAGATGCCCAAAAACATCAGGGCATCATTGCGAATCCTAACTGTACAACCATCTTAATGGGGGTGGCTATCTATCCTCTCCATCTCATTAAACCTATTAAACGTATTATTGTTTCTACCTACCAATCGGCTAGTGGCGCAGGGGCAAGGGCGATGGAAGAAGTAAAAGTTCAAGCTCAAGGGATTTTAAATGGTGAAACTCCCCAACCTGAAATATTACCCTATCCCCTTGCGTTTAATTTATTTCCCCATAATTCTCCTATTCTTGACAATCATTATTGTGAGGAGGAGATGAAGATGGTTAATGAAACTAGAAAGATTTTTGGGGATGATGGCATTCGCATTAGTGCCACTTGTGTTCGTGTTCCTGTTTTAAGGGCGCATTCGGAGGCGATTAATTTGGAGTTTGATCAACCTTTTGAGGTAAATGAAGCTAAGGAAGCCATTAGTCAGGCAGAGGGAGTTACGGTGGTGGATGATTGGGCTAACAATTATTTCCCCATGCCCATAGATGCTACGGGTAAGGATGATGTGTTGGTGGGCAGAATTCGCCAAGACATATCTAGTGATAATAACCTTGAGGTGTGGCTGTGTGGTGATCAAATTCGCAAGGGTGCGGCTTTAAATGCGGTGCAAATTGCAGAATTGTTGGTGGAGAAAAATTGGCTTAAATAA
- a CDS encoding chorismate mutase (PFAM: Chorismate mutase type I~TIGRFAM: monofunctional chorismate mutase, gram positive type, clade 1~COGs: COG4401 Chorismate mutase~InterPro IPR008243~KEGG: cyc:PCC7424_5344 chorismate mutase~PFAM: Chorismate mutase of the AroH class~SPTR: Chorismate mutase;~TIGRFAM: chorismate mutase), giving the protein MSPMWKVRAIRGATTAENNSLEAMREAVSELMIEIETRNQLDYDDVISVIFTATPDLDAAFPAAIARERPHWANVPLLDLQQMKVEGSLERCIRVLIYFNTTKPANEIYHPYLRKAQNLRPDWSLAQFSRY; this is encoded by the coding sequence ATGTCACCCATGTGGAAAGTTCGGGCAATTAGAGGGGCAACTACAGCAGAAAATAATTCTCTTGAAGCCATGAGAGAGGCGGTTAGTGAGTTGATGATTGAAATTGAAACTCGCAATCAGCTTGATTATGATGATGTCATTAGTGTTATTTTTACTGCAACCCCTGATTTGGATGCGGCTTTCCCGGCTGCGATCGCACGAGAGCGCCCCCATTGGGCAAATGTACCCCTCCTCGACTTACAACAAATGAAGGTAGAGGGCAGTTTAGAGCGTTGTATTCGGGTTTTAATTTACTTTAATACAACTAAACCCGCCAATGAAATTTATCACCCCTATTTACGTAAAGCCCAAAATTTACGTCCTGATTGGAGTCTGGCTCAATTTTCCCGATATTAG
- a CDS encoding Lysine exporter protein (LYSE/YGGA) (PFAM: LysE type translocator~COGs: COG1280 Putative threonine efflux protein~InterPro IPR001123~KEGG: syn:slr1627 hypothetical protein~PFAM: Lysine exporter protein (LYSE/YGGA)~SPTR: Uncharacterized membrane protein slr1627), protein MSWANIVSLFGAMVILASIPSLSVLTVSAKSASGGFIHGFFTTLGIVLGDIIFIIVALWGLSFLQDAMGSFFVLIKYIGAGYLIFLGISILRAKIKDPSLQKVDVKSLLSSFLTGLFITLGDQKATIFYLGFLPAFVDIGNISYVDTFIVIIIAMLAVGGVKLIYAFIANKSRLFFTKKIHKIINIFAGCLMIFIGVFLIVMP, encoded by the coding sequence ATGAGTTGGGCTAATATTGTTAGTTTATTTGGGGCGATGGTAATACTAGCATCTATTCCCAGTTTGAGTGTATTAACGGTATCGGCAAAGAGTGCTAGTGGTGGTTTTATCCATGGTTTTTTCACCACCTTGGGCATTGTTCTAGGAGATATTATTTTTATCATTGTTGCCCTATGGGGATTATCTTTTTTGCAGGATGCCATGGGCAGTTTTTTTGTATTGATAAAATATATTGGGGCTGGTTATTTAATCTTTTTAGGGATTAGTATTCTTAGGGCAAAAATTAAAGATCCTAGTTTACAAAAAGTTGATGTAAAATCTCTTTTGTCTAGTTTTTTAACAGGTTTATTTATTACTTTAGGAGATCAAAAAGCTACTATTTTTTATTTAGGTTTCTTACCTGCTTTTGTAGATATAGGCAATATTTCTTATGTTGATACTTTTATTGTGATAATCATTGCAATGTTAGCGGTGGGAGGGGTAAAGTTAATTTATGCTTTTATTGCTAATAAATCTAGGCTATTTTTTACTAAAAAAATTCATAAAATCATCAATATTTTTGCAGGTTGTTTAATGATATTTATCGGTGTTTTTTTAATCGTTATGCCATGA
- a CDS encoding hypothetical protein (KEGG: bbl:BLBBGE_417 E1-E2 family cation transport ATPase~SPTR: E1-E2 family cation transport ATPase) has protein sequence MLGVDEKVGFRNSVSTQLHQLATPRFVLLSINSGMVSYWMIILDIFIVN, from the coding sequence ATGTTAGGGGTTGATGAAAAAGTGGGGTTTAGAAATAGTGTATCTACACAGTTACATCAATTAGCCACTCCTCGTTTTGTGCTACTATCCATTAACTCAGGTATGGTAAGCTATTGGATGATCATATTGGATATTTTTATAGTAAATTAA
- a CDS encoding RNA-metabolising metallo-beta-lactamase (PFAM: Metallo-beta-lactamase superfamily; RNA-metabolising metallo-beta-lactamase~TIGRFAM: conserved hypothetical protein~COGs: COG0595 hydrolase of the metallo-beta-lactamase superfamily~InterPro IPR004613:IPR011108:IPR001587~KEGG: cyh:Cyan8802_3168 beta-lactamase domain protein~PFAM: RNA-metabolising metallo-beta-lactamase~SPTR: Beta-lactamase domain protein) yields the protein MNKVYKIQGRKRKTSNKTTKPSNNLKDTPKIKPKTIDKNSQETRDDRNLLRVIPLGGLHEIGKNTCIYEYGDEIIVVDAGIGFPTDGMHGINVVLPDMTYLRENNDKIKAFVATHGHEDHIGGIPYHLRQIDTPIIYGPRLAMSLLRDKLEEAGLSDRTIIKSVTPREVVKIGKHFKVEFIRNTHSIADSFTLAIHTPVGVLIHTGDYKIDHTPVDGEYFDLHRLAELGEQGVLCVLGDSTNSEVPGFTPSERSVYPNLEKIFLQTNGRLLLTTFATSVHRVNMVLELAQKYNRKVAVVGRSMLNVIAHARNLGYIKCPENVFVPLRALNSLPDDQVLILCTGSQGEKFAAMTRISRGEHRQVKIRQGDTVIFSANPIPGNTIPVVNTIDRLIMQGANVLYGRSLGIHVSGHGCQEDQKLMLALTKPKFVVPVHGEHRMLVKHSQTAQSVGIPAENIIIVDNGDTVELTPDSIAKGPKVPSGIELVDNSGIVHGTHVMEERTQIAQDGVITVVAAVNYQGRLLEEPQINLRGVVSKIEISMLKRLITRNVDKTIGDRIKSALLLNGNEDINWSSIRLDVEASLDRLIQRELRSNPLVIFMLQVQPDINDSNDEDNERDSDGKFTRRRRSVVTTH from the coding sequence ATGAACAAAGTTTATAAAATTCAAGGAAGAAAAAGAAAGACAAGTAATAAAACCACTAAACCTAGTAATAATTTGAAAGATACCCCTAAAATCAAGCCTAAAACCATAGACAAGAACTCTCAGGAAACCAGAGACGATAGAAATCTACTCAGAGTAATTCCCCTCGGTGGACTCCATGAAATCGGTAAAAATACCTGCATCTATGAATATGGAGATGAAATAATTGTCGTGGATGCAGGAATCGGTTTCCCCACCGATGGAATGCACGGCATCAACGTAGTTCTGCCCGACATGACCTATTTAAGGGAAAATAACGACAAAATTAAAGCCTTTGTCGCTACCCATGGTCATGAAGATCATATCGGCGGTATTCCCTATCACCTCAGACAGATTGACACCCCCATCATTTATGGGCCTCGTCTTGCCATGTCTTTACTCAGAGATAAACTAGAAGAAGCAGGATTGAGCGATCGCACCATCATAAAAAGCGTTACCCCTCGAGAAGTAGTAAAAATCGGTAAACACTTCAAAGTAGAATTTATCCGTAATACCCACTCCATCGCCGACAGTTTCACCCTTGCCATTCATACCCCCGTGGGCGTTTTAATCCACACAGGGGACTACAAAATTGACCATACCCCCGTAGATGGCGAATATTTTGACCTACACCGCCTCGCCGAATTGGGAGAACAAGGGGTTTTATGTGTATTGGGTGACTCCACCAACTCCGAGGTACCCGGTTTTACCCCTTCGGAAAGGTCAGTTTATCCCAACCTCGAAAAAATATTCCTACAAACCAACGGGCGCCTATTACTTACCACCTTTGCCACCTCCGTCCATCGGGTGAATATGGTACTAGAATTGGCTCAGAAATATAACCGTAAAGTGGCCGTCGTCGGGCGATCGATGTTGAACGTCATTGCCCATGCCCGTAACCTAGGATATATAAAATGTCCAGAAAATGTATTTGTACCCCTTCGGGCGCTTAATAGCCTTCCCGATGACCAAGTGTTAATCCTTTGCACAGGTTCTCAGGGAGAAAAATTTGCCGCCATGACAAGAATTTCTCGGGGAGAACATCGCCAAGTAAAAATCCGTCAAGGAGACACCGTTATTTTCTCCGCCAATCCCATCCCCGGTAACACCATTCCAGTGGTTAATACCATTGATAGGTTAATTATGCAGGGTGCCAATGTACTGTACGGTAGAAGTTTAGGGATTCATGTATCTGGTCATGGTTGCCAAGAAGATCAAAAATTGATGTTGGCATTGACGAAACCTAAATTTGTTGTTCCTGTCCACGGAGAACATCGAATGTTAGTTAAACATAGTCAAACAGCCCAAAGTGTGGGTATTCCTGCGGAAAACATTATTATTGTCGATAATGGAGACACAGTGGAGTTAACCCCTGATTCTATTGCCAAAGGGCCTAAAGTTCCTTCTGGTATTGAGTTGGTGGATAATTCTGGTATTGTCCATGGTACCCACGTAATGGAAGAAAGAACCCAAATCGCCCAAGATGGGGTGATTACTGTGGTAGCGGCGGTTAATTATCAGGGTAGGCTTTTAGAAGAACCCCAGATTAATCTCCGTGGGGTGGTTAGTAAGATTGAAATTTCCATGCTCAAACGTTTGATTACCCGTAATGTAGATAAGACTATAGGCGATCGCATCAAGAGTGCGTTATTGTTAAATGGTAATGAAGACATCAACTGGTCAAGTATTCGCCTTGATGTGGAAGCTAGTTTAGATCGACTCATTCAAAGGGAATTAAGAAGTAACCCCCTCGTCATCTTCATGTTACAGGTTCAACCAGATATTAATGATAGTAATGACGAAGACAATGAAAGAGACAGTGATGGTAAATTTACTCGCCGTCGCCGTTCAGTGGTAACAACCCATTAA